In Hippoglossus hippoglossus isolate fHipHip1 chromosome 11, fHipHip1.pri, whole genome shotgun sequence, the sequence TTTATGGGGCTGTTTACTGGTGCAGAGTTGTGGTAGTCCACAGACCCGAGAGGCTTTTCAGTGCATTTCAGCAATAACCAGAAATTAATGACTTTATGAATTCCGTATTTCTTCCTCCAGTTAACACAGTAAAAGCACAGAACTCCACTCTCCCCTTGCTTATCAGCTAATCTGTACACAGTGATATGGGTGGTATGTCCTGTCCTGAAACATTCTCAGGGGATAGGGTGTAGAGCTGGCTGGCACTGGTAAACTGCAGTAAACAAATGTGTGAGTCATACAAAGGCCTACACTTGATTCCATTTTATATTCTTGGATGTGACATATAGTGATCGGTGAGGAAATTGAAATATGCTCAAACGTgtaaactttagtttttttctgctttaaatgatttattctaCATTTCTCTGCTTTTATGAGCCAGTGTTTAACCTGCTTTAATAGTGATGTAATTTTCTGGCTTGCATTTAACTCACAGGCCAGGCTTGATGAGgaaaaacattaatttgaaGGACAAGCTGTTATCCTACTGCTGTGTAAGTTACTGCACTTTATGTGCTTGTTATTTGTAATAGCTGTGTGAACCAGTCACCACAAGTGTCAGcttcttcaaacacacacacgcgataCTTCCTCTTAAAATTGTTCCAATGTGAATGCTGCTGAGGAAACAGCACATGACCCACAGCTGCTAATTAAGGTTGTAAATGCCAGGTAATGTTTCTCACGGTTCATGTGCGGCCGTGTTTAAGAGAAGACGGATGGGATGCTTTTATTCAAGGCAGATAGTGATGtcttgaatttgttttaaggAATTCCACTGAGGGCCTGAATGGCAGTATTGGATCCGGAGAAGGCTTCACGTCTGAAGGCCTCGAGCTGAGCTCCGGCTCCTACGCTTATGATCCCGGCTCCCCTCTCCCTGTGCCGGGCTCTGATGacttcctgcctcctccacctccagacATGGCGTAAGTAGCACCTTCCATATATAAGCCTCACACATGCGGCCAACGCACTGCGGCCCCTTCCAACGTGTGGTGAATATACTGCTGCACAGCACTCCCATACAAAGCCTCTCAAGGTTATATTTGTAGGCACAGAATGGATTAAACACGTCTGTAGTGAAAACTTTAAATGGCCCCTTTTATTTACAAACAAGATTGAAATAAAGTGGCATATTTTGCCATTTCATTTCACCCTTCATCTCTAACCTCAGCTCTGTCCCTCACAGGTACAATGATGGACAGTACGGAGCACAGAACCAGAAGCGTGTCAGCGTGCTCAGTCCGAGCCACCCACCCCCAGCTCCCCCCATGGCCTCTTCCCCAGCCAACTCCCGCCCTAACCTTGCACCTCCCCCagcacctcctccccctcctccatcctccgGTTTTGGGGTCCCCCCGCCTCCCCCTGGCTTCGACACCCcgccctcccctcctcccttctcctcgtcttcctccgcCTATCCTTCCCCAcctgctccccctcctccccctgacATGTctgctgtttctcctcctcctccaccgcctATGCCCATGGGTGGCGGTcctccaccgcctcctcctcctccgcctccccctggccctcctcctccgtccttcACCAACTCTGCTCCCTCTGGGGGGACCCCCAGCTCTGCTCCCAAACCGCAGGCGGCAGAGGCAGCGGACGAGGCCGGTGGCTCTCGCACTAACCTGCTGCAGGCCATCCGACAAGGTAAAACGCAACAGGAAACAGATTAGTATATAACTGGTATTTACAGTCCTCACTGCTTATGTGctggatcagagtgaaactgggaACACAAGTAGGATAACTCAAAACTTTTTTCATGTGACACAAAGCTACAAGTTACTCTTCACATTAGAAGgttttattaaatgaataaaatctacAATGAACTTTTAAATATTCTTTTGTATGACACAGTAAGTTTTACTACCTAAAAGAATAGCCCAAAACACACCCAGTCCATAGAGCAACTGGTGGCCAAAAGCTCAACTGGGTACAATTTATAAGTATATTTTGGtaataacaatttattttaatcaataatTGAAGAGCGTGAAATGTCACCAACCTGCAAGCTCCCTGATTACCACATGATGTATTATAGTAATTAATATTAGAATGTTTTTCCCTGGAAAGAGTTCACTTCTTTGATAATATTACACAGCAAATGTTGACCGGCCTGCACTCACCCTAAACTTCTGACTATAATCCCGTTTTAGGTTGCAATCTGCGGAAGGTGGAGGCACAACGGGAGCAGGAGAAGCGGGATCACTCTGGCAACGATGTGGCTGCCATCCTGTCCCGTCGTATCGCTGTGGAGTGCAGCGACAGCGAGGACGACTCTTCAGAGTTTGACGACGAGGAGTGGTCCGAATGATCGCCGTCCCTTTTCCCCTTCACTACCACCTCTCCTCGACATTAAACATCAGAAAAGCTTCATTCAAATTACATTCTAAAGTACCAGTGGGAACAGAGGTCAATGTTGTGTcttaatgtgtgagtgagtgagagagagagagagagagagtttaaaaGCGTGTCTGCACAGATTATGTACACGTGACCTTTTACTAATCACATTCCTTAGCTCCTTTATTACTGTTTATCCGAAATTATTTAAGCGATTCAAAGAAGCTAAATCTGAAGATGCGACTCGTGTCTGCGTGGTCGTGTTCCGGTTTGCCATCGCTCTCACTGGATAACAGACCGCTGTTACCCAGTGAGATTGTTGTGTGATACGAGGCATGTCTCCCTGCTGAgtctgtgcacaaacacatcaccTCCGCCCTTCTTTAGTGTCTTTTAGAGTCAGGTGCCTGTTTGCTGCAAGCCAAGTGCCTGATTTTTATCTACCTTTAGTATATTATGGGTATGGATAATAGTGTGGGAgtacacacgttcacacacaggCAACCTCTTCTATATCCAGTATTTGTACTCAGTGGAAATACACAAGTTTTTAACGTCGAAACATTCTCACCCTTTCGTACATTGTTATATAGATGTAAAATTTGTATTCCATATTGAATCATATCTACTGAAGATAATGAATGCAATCGCTTTAAATcccaatgtttttatttcttatcctctcctcacttttatattctttctttccctgtggTTGTCATGGGAACAATTGACTGGTTTATGAGACACCGTTTGTAGCTTGTAAACAAATTCATGAATGAGTTATTCAGCGTGATAGGGGGAAGTATCGGCTCATGTCAGACACCTGGGGTGTTCGCTGAGATCATCGTGCAGAACATAAGCAGACATTAGCAGAAACATCTTGATTCATTTTGTACTGCATATTGGCTGCGTTGTGTATTCCTCCCTGACGCTTTTAttaattttgacattttccgGGGAAGAACTAAGTTCTGATGCTTTAATCACTGCGACCGTTTTGCCTTGTCCTGCTGCCTAATAGGTGTCCTTCTGCTGCATTTCAGTGTTTATCCACACTGGGCACTGGTCAGCTTCTGAAATTATGTTACAGCTGCCATAAATGAGTCGGATGTAGAAGTGACTGATGCGTAGTGTGGACTGTTTTCTAAGTGCCTTTTATTTTAAGTCTGCCTGTGTTAAAGCACAATCACACAACATGCTTGGCCAAAGTTCTGCTTCTCCTGACTTAAATTTTCAAATGATTCTAGTTATTTCAATAAAGATAGTGTATTAACCTGATTGCTGATGTTTCTTCTTTCCTGGGAATGTTTGAATAGTGTGGACGCTGTGTTGTGTTAGATAAGAGGTTACCCCAAGAATGTCAGGCTGTGTCCTCATGCTTTACCTATGACTCATCCCTGTCGGGGTTGGACACAGTGCTGACTGTGTGGAGAGCGTGGAAATAATACTATggataaaagttaaaaagaaaaaattaggaggagagaaaaacctcTAGCGATTAGGCAAGAGGGTGTTTTGTATCCTCATAGCAAGGCTGCTTTGTAGATCTTAAAAACACAGTGCACACAGAGTGATGGTAATAACATTGAAGATTGCTGGAGCTGCAAAAATAATTTAGGATACAGGGATCGAGAGCAGTGGTCTGTGCCTAATTGAGttaaagagggagagagacacactaaaagcttcagcagcagtgaagagaAGAGTTCTGACATCACACGGTAGgaaaaaagcatattttttattcattcgtataaaatattcattcatttcaaaaaaGGTTGTGCAACACGAACATATGGTCAGTACCTTTCAAAGTGCCTTTAACAGCATGTGCAAAATAGAATCTCAAAGATCCAGAACACCGTGTTTTCCAGATATTcaagtaaataaaagtgggCTTTGGATCTTATCTCATTACACTGTGATAGGcttacattttaaaacccaTCCCTTATTTTGTCTTAAAGTGCCAATGATCATTAAATCCACTTTTATACGAGTGGGGTTATAAATACAAGACCCCTGTGATTGTTTCTTTTTGGGGGAGCTACAATTGACTGTGGATGAGGCACAAAGTACAGACAAGAAGACAGTACGTTTAATCTTTGTGGTAACAGCAGGGCTGTTCCATCATGTCTCTTTTCAGGACAGTCCAGTACATTCTGATCTGCAGGAGGACATCTGCTCTCAAAGAAGTgccggctgtgtgtgtgggagtgtgtggaTCTGGATTACAGTCAATGCAGCAATGTGTGTATCTTggcacacaaacagtgatatgTCTCGCATAGATTGTGTGTCAGTCGGACGAGGTTGTGCAGTCTACACATCCACTGGGTAGTGTATCTGTGCGTTGTGCTGGCATCTGTGTGGGCAGCAGGCCTGAAGCAGCACCTTGCGGATGTCTTTGTTTCTCAGACTGTAGAGGATGGGGTTCAGCAGGGAGCTGCCGGCTGCTGGCACCAAGGTGGCATAGGTGTACAGAGGGGGGCTGGAGGCGTCTCCCAGGAGCCCCCAGAGGGAGAAAGGCATCCAGCAgcccacaaacacactgagcacCAGGATCAGCCGGGAGAAGCCCCGCCCACTGCTGTGATGGCTTGCATATGAGTGGTTGGCTGTCTGGAAGTGCCTCTGGGTGGCGATGGCGTGGGCGTGCCGCCTTGCCACGCGGCAGATCCCGGCGTACAGCTGCAGGGTGACCATGACAACCACCAGGAAGCCACCACACAGCAGCGACAGGTATGTCCGCGTTAGGGGTCGAGCCACAGAGCAGGAGTCCGGCTCTCCGAGACAGTGCCAGCCCATCGCAGGCCCCGCTCCGATCACACATGCGCCCAGccacaccagcagcaggaggcccgCGGCTCTGCGGCGGGACTGTCCCGATCCGTAGGTGAGGGCGTGGCTCAGAGACAGGTACCGGTCCAGGGCCACGCCCATCAGGCTGCAGAGCGAGGCGGTCAGCGACGTCACCAGCAGTCCCGAGGTCAGCAGCTCCGACCAATCACTGGGCTCCACACAGAAAACGAAGAGGAACTGGAGGACGAGGGCGACGCCGGCCAGGAGGTCCGCCAGCCCCAGGCTGATCAGCAGCAGGAACACGGGGGCGCGCAGGGACGGCGTGGCCAGGATGGTGGTGACGACGATGGCGTTCTCGGTGGCGATGAGAGTTCCGGAAATACACAGGGCCACGCCCCACACCGTGAGGGGCGGGACCTCGTATGAAGAAGGGCCATCCAGCTGGTCCACGGGGAGGAAGGGGTCAGCACCTGAGGACTCACCCCAGCCCAGGTCAGAGGCGTTCAGGATCATGGCtggtcacacaaacacaacctaacagagacaggagaggagaaacaTGTCTGACATTAGCTCGGGTTTGGGTCATTACTGCGTCTCCATCAGATGTGGACCAGAggatgtgaagctgcaggaggccggatgtgtcagagcagaggagaactGAATGAGATGATGAAGTACTCAAAGATCTCATAGCATGAAGTGCATGAAGTGGTGTTTGTAATTGTCAGACCTCTTCCTCATTTGTGGTATTGCATTATTGCAGTTATTTCTAACAAAGGAATTAATAAAGATATTGATTTAGATTGTGAGTATTTAGAATAGATACACACAACAGGCTACAATCTCGACATCGGATAGGCCTCTTAGGATTGCAGCCTAACTCATTTTGTAAGGTCTCAGCCTTACGTAAAGTATCTAGGTCGTGATTTGGTATTGTACAGATACAATTGAATGGAACCAATCTATAGCCTAAATCAATCTTGTTCCAAATAGTTTAATTCAAAAGAAAGAATGATTAAAAAGATTAAGTGCAGTAAAGAAAATATGCACtatagaaatataaagaaatacaaatttggACAATGGAAAACAATGGAAAATACTAGAAATGGCACCTCTCATGGTTTCTTTAGGCCTTAAATATGTTCTTACATGACCACTTAGGGTCTAGTTTTTTTACACAGGAGCCCGCCTGTCTTTAAATGTCAGTGACGTCACCATACTGTATGGAAGTCTTCTTGCGGGAAGTCATGCAAAGTTAATCAATATGTCTGCCTAGTGGTAGCATTAAGGCACTAATGCTTTACGGGATTCAACACACAGCTTCTGTTTAGCACGTCACAGTCAATTTCGGGATCTTGCTGCCTCCTGCATCCAGACATTGTAAGAGTCTGTAAACATAACTCCCAGATGAATCTGAGGAGCTACAGCCTGAGATTCACGAAGAGACACAGTGTAAACCTGGTACAGATTCTACATGTACTGCTGCATATCTGCTGCACGGTTAATGAGAACACCATTAGGGCTACTTGAGGAATTTGCCTGTAACAAGGTTAAGATGCCTGAGCTCTGTGGCATGTCATCATCATGTTCTTCACTGGGATACATTTCAAGATGTGCTGCACACAGAGTGACAGTGATATGAAGAATGCTATTTTTAGATGATTTTGATTTACATGAAGGAGAGTCTTTCTtccatcctcctccccctctggcTTGAGGAGGTTCATCCCACCTCATGCACGGTGCGGGGGACCGTCTTGTATAACAGCTACAATTGCGGGTTcactgcaccacagaggatgtCCCCaacacacgtgcatgcacacatgAACACGCACGCACCGCACAAAACCAAAATGCATATTGGATTATTCATCTTACCTTATTTATGCGTGATTGCTTTGGAGATGTTCTCTTATAAGATCCAATCCAAAAGATGGAGATGAGGTGATGCTGATGTCCACTATTGTGATGCTCGGCACCGGTGTAAATAGAAGGACAGTCCCCGTGCTTGTGCCTCGCTCCGTCTCTCGCATCCCTTTTACTTCTTCTCCTCGTTCGTCAGTCCCTCCGGAGCGCCTATGGGAGGCAGAATGGTTGCTCTTGCGCGCGGACTCATCCACAAGAGAAGCTGTCTGACGTCAGCGACCGGGAGGCTCGACCAATCAGGGGGCCGGCGCTGAGGATGCgggaggtgggggtggtggggctGGGTGTATATGGAGTAATTTCATTCAGAAAAATGCGGCATCTCTGGCGCCCCTCCCACTGCGGCTCACTCCTGCTCGTTGTTTTTGGTATTAAATGACCAATagacagacccccccccccccccccccacacacacacacacacacacacacacgcacaacttccagcacacacacccacacatattCTCACAATACGACCCGGGGGCCTGGTTGGGTGGTTGAATGGGAGGATCGTGTGTCTGATGCCGGGCACAAGCCCTGCGCTGTCCACGGTGCTGAAACGCATCTGGATGACTCATTGGGAGATGAGGAGCGATTCGTTTTCCCACTCGTTGCTTTTATGCACATTCAAAGCAAACATATCAAGAAGatgggaaaaaactaaaaaatacaACAGGAGAGAGGctttacattttgacattgtgCTGGTTTTGTTGTAATTTACATTTATCAGGATTTcttatcaaattatttttttatttaaatagtgTTATGTAAAGCTGATATCTCTAACCCTTATAAttttttacagctttagtttttattgcttttatcccagcagattttattttgttatcattAGTATTTTTGATATATTACATATTGCCGTTTTCTTGTTTTACCTTTTTACGTTGTAAAgcaccaagttgttttaaatgtgctataataataatgttgacATTGACATTATGCATATATTCAAAACAAGCATTATATAGCATTGTATTTCATCTTTATCAGGATATTTTATCCAATAATTTCTATTGATAAAATTGTTATGCATAGCTGATATCTCTAAACCTTATTAGTTTAGTCTTCTTTTACTCTTAAGTAATATTTCCCATcacatatgtttcctttaataTAACAATTGTCTATATCGGTGTGTTCAGATCAAGTCAGTTTCTTGTGAGCTATGAGAAGGATTTTGACCGGAAACTTGACTTcctgtgttcttgtgtgtgtgtgtgtgtgtatgaagaaggattcagctttaaaatgtgatatCATTTCTCATCTCCATTGGCAAATGTGTGAAATCATATATGTGCACAGGTGGGCAGACACAGGCTTACACATAATACATCAGTGTAACATCTGAACAAAGAAGAGCATCAAAATAACCACTGATTTAATGAACACTTATTCATTATGTAATTGCCCCAAAATGGTTGAGAAATCTTATGGTGCAGTCTGAACaatttgtgtgttcatgtgagtCGAGTACACGGATCctatttgtttttgattactGCCTTACATAATAATCTATCCTGTATTTCATCTGGTTTAATCTTGCAACATCAGTTGACAGAGACAGGAGCCCCCTCCGTGCCCTAACATCACACCGGCAGGGGGGATTCGTGGCTTCCCCGGTTTGATGGGGGAGCGTGGGCGCTGCATGCGGGAGTGTGTGCTGGACGTGACCGCGCATATCAATGCGTGAACAGAGGGAATGTCGTCCTGCTCGAGCCATATTAGGAAACGCTTCCGTCTGATAAACGCCTCCTACGTCACACGGAGAGGATGTGAAGTGCAGCACTTTACTCAGTGGAGCTGCTTTTTCGTATCATGACTAATAAAAGGATAATATCGaatagaaaatgataaaaatagaGGGATGTTGTAAGGACGTGTTGATCATTCTATTCTTGTATATTATGTCATTCAACTGGACTCTTATCTGTCATTCAGTAACATCATATATTCCGTGCACGTATTTGTATTAATACCAACTAGTTGTCTATTCGCCCCAGGCTGTAAATTGCAGCATTATTTCTTCCTTTCTCGCCGGTGCATCGATTTTGTTGGAGGAGCATCAGTGGGAGGAAATCGTGTTCGACAGGACTGCAGAATTTccctctgtttattttatttttgtgtctttttattccTGTTATATCACGCCGACACACCAGGTCCCCCGTGGAGCCGCGCAGCTCTCACCCAGACAATGTGTGAGAACACAGTTCGACACGTGGGCGCGCACACAGGAGCCATGAGGTCGGTGTGAACTCGGGAGGCGGTGATGCTGGTGGAAGTCTCTGCGTTAAGATGACAGAGTGCGTCGTGATGCTGGACTGGATTCACCTGGTTTTGAGGGCTGGTGGGTGTTTGTGTACAGGGGCGCAGCTACAACAGGGAGGTATGAGCCCTTTTCGGAGTAGGGCACCCTGAGCCCCCCCTTTAAGGCTCATTTACTCTGCCCTTATGTACAAAAGGAGATATGTCTGTTTCTAACGGTGCAATCATCACTGGTAGTGATGATTGGTAGTGATCACTGGTAGTGATGACAACCACAAACATGGTTGTTTAGCAATACATCCACCAGAGGGCAACACAGAGTCTAGAGTTTCTAACAACAACAAGTATGG encodes:
- the wasf2 gene encoding wiskott-Aldrich syndrome protein family member 2; translated protein: MPLVTRNIEPRHVCRQTIPTKIRSELECVTNISLANIIRQLGSLSKYAEDVFGELFVQAGAFAIRVNTLGERVDRLQVKVTQLDPKEEEVSLQAITTRKAFRSSVTQDQQLFTRPSLPMPVQDTYSTCDPPPPLNYLSSYRDDGKEALKFYTDPSYFFDLWKEKMLQDTKDIMKEKRKHRKEKKDHLNQRTLNPRKIKTRKDEWERRKMGEEFMVPKNDLMNSTEGLNGSIGSGEGFTSEGLELSSGSYAYDPGSPLPVPGSDDFLPPPPPDMAYNDGQYGAQNQKRVSVLSPSHPPPAPPMASSPANSRPNLAPPPAPPPPPPSSGFGVPPPPPGFDTPPSPPPFSSSSSAYPSPPAPPPPPDMSAVSPPPPPPMPMGGGPPPPPPPPPPPGPPPPSFTNSAPSGGTPSSAPKPQAAEAADEAGGSRTNLLQAIRQGCNLRKVEAQREQEKRDHSGNDVAAILSRRIAVECSDSEDDSSEFDDEEWSE
- the gpr186 gene encoding G protein-coupled receptor 186, translating into MILNASDLGWGESSGADPFLPVDQLDGPSSYEVPPLTVWGVALCISGTLIATENAIVVTTILATPSLRAPVFLLLISLGLADLLAGVALVLQFLFVFCVEPSDWSELLTSGLLVTSLTASLCSLMGVALDRYLSLSHALTYGSGQSRRRAAGLLLLVWLGACVIGAGPAMGWHCLGEPDSCSVARPLTRTYLSLLCGGFLVVVMVTLQLYAGICRVARRHAHAIATQRHFQTANHSYASHHSSGRGFSRLILVLSVFVGCWMPFSLWGLLGDASSPPLYTYATLVPAAGSSLLNPILYSLRNKDIRKVLLQACCPHRCQHNAQIHYPVDV